The following proteins are co-located in the Pyxicephalus adspersus chromosome Z, UCB_Pads_2.0, whole genome shotgun sequence genome:
- the TMEM35A gene encoding novel acetylcholine receptor chaperone, with translation MASPRTITIVSLSVALGLFFVFMGTIKLTPRLSKDAYSEMRRSYKSYMKALPGLKKLGISSVILRKTIGSLELASGIVLTLVPGRPKDVANFILLLLVLIVLFFHQLVGDPLKRYAHALVFGILLTCRLLVTRQPEDEPHERKASHKGNGANSQDSKMKVS, from the exons ATGGCATCTCCGCGTACAATAACCATTGTCTCCCTGTCAGTGGCCCTGGGCCTATTCTTCGTTTTTATGGGAACAATTAAACTGACCCCCAGGCTCAGTAAGGATGCTTACAGTGAGATG AGGCGGTCGTATAAAAGTTATATGAAGGCTCTTCCAGGACTCAAGAAGCTTGGCATCTCATCTGTAATCTTGAGAAAGACCATTGGATCTCTAGAACTTGCCAGTGGAATCGTCCTCACTTTGGTTCCCGGGCGACCTAAAGACGTAGCCAACTTCATCCTTCTACTTTTGGTTCTTATTGTCTTGTTTTTCCACCAACTCGTCGGAGATCCCTTAAAACGCTATGCACACGCGCTGGTCTTCGGCATTCTGCTTACATGTCGTTTGCTCGTAACACGTCAGCCGGAAGACGAACCTCACGAAAGAAAAGCCTCACATAAAGGCAACGGTGCTAACTCTCAAGACAGCAAGATGAAGGTGTCTTAA